atattttcattaggCTTCAGTCTAATTTCTGtccacttcaaaataaatggcCACAGTGAAAATACACAACTGAGTGTAAAATGAGTCAGACTTTGGTCTTAATGGAGGTCAATTACAAAAAAACTGGGAATTCAAAATGGTATTACAGCGCCCTCTTTCTGCTGTCTGCTATAAGATTTTGCAGCAATTGGTGTCTGTCACTGCTTAAGCATTTGGGGTTTATATTTGTTTGATTATGATACAAATTTATCACCTACACCACATAAATATTATATCATCTACAAtctacaaaaaataaacaagttatataatatttacattCGGCCTAATTCAGCAAACAAGATCACTGAGCATTATTTATAAAGCTGATGCGCGCTGTGGACGTTTAGTTACAGCCTTCCACatttaaactacatttcccagcatTCAAGTGCACCGATCGGTCGTCACACTCCGGGCGAAATCTCGCGATACGTGCGGCTTGACCCTGCCCTATGTCTCGCGCATTCGCAGCTCCATCGCTCAGTATATAAAGCAGGACAACGACGGAAGGAGGACGGCTGGGGAGTCGCAGCCCGGGATTGTAAATAAGACCGtcaaaactgtgttttatttacaaaagTGATGCCGGCTGTTTTAAAATATCGTTCCCAGTTGTTTTAAAtcgttttttttgtaatttttggCTCTATTTCTCGCCTATTTCCGTGTGGTTTTTACACTACGCGTATAATGGCGAGCTCGGCTAACTCGAACCCAGTGGTAAGGATCAATCTCCAAGGATTGTCAGCGGGGAAATGGGGGTAAAGACAATGGAAgacaagctgtttttttttttttttaatatatatatatatataaaaaaaaattaattcagtaaaaatgaatctgcttttacaaaacacatcactgcttgtatgaaataaaatcaagacTTGAGTTCAGTCAATCGGCCATTTTAATCAGTTTTCTGAACTAGATTGTTCTCTCAGATAAAAACCACCTGGTAAGTTTACGGTTAGGAGCAACGGCTAATGTTACAGAGGCTTCAGGGTTAGAAAAGATGTGAGAATTGTGCAAAAGTCATGTGGATTAGTGgtgaaaatgcagtttttaacTTGCAAGTTATGGGCTGTTTGTCAGggtgaagctttttttttttttttgagttggCCGTTAGTAGGTTCACGGTGGGTCATtaaatattgtgtatttttttttttggataaattaatgtaataattGCACATTATGGTTATTTGGTGGTTGTGCTTCCCCGTAGAGAAAAGGTCAGAGCATTACTTTGTGTCGATGAGTCGGTTATAAAAAGGGTAAATGGTAGATTTAGgcttaatttttatatttagtatAATTTATTAAATGCAGATGTACGCAAAGCACCTTGCCACTATTCACTGCGAGTGGATTAAGATGATTATTTAAGGCAAATTAAAGTGTCTTTAGCCGAAAGTCGTCACCGCTCGCTCAGTCTAACGCCTCATCATTGTCCACCATTCCACGACTAGCAGCCAGGATAGCCGCCCCAAACCACCACTTTTACCCATCTCACGACagatttcctcctcctccccaccgACAAGGCCACACTAACTAGTCAAAGCCGACCACTGATAAGATATCAAGCCGAAAACATCCTCCACATTCCGCCACATTCTGCTCAAAGTGCGGGGCTGCCGAGCGCGCAGTTTGCCGCTCCGTAAAATGGCTTCCACGTCTCCCCTCGCTCCGGTTGTGGCCCTCCTCCTTTCCGCCGCCTGGTTTTATACAGCCATATTGGCTCTCTAATATAGACTGCCCGGGATGGGAAGGTGCTACTCGCCGCTACGTCACCGGCTCTACATATAAACACCAGACTGTGCTTTAAATAGTGGAGGAGCAGACGGGCCgagggggagggaagggaaggagagacCGAGGTCCGTGCTGCGGACATTGGGGACAGTGTGAGCGCAGAGCGGCGGCCTGTTGTGGAGCTTTTAACGGTGTGCAGTAGTAgtaggaggtggtggtggtggaggtggtggtgtgagCATATGCTGATCGTGACAGGCAGATGTATGTTGACCTGGATCTGACGGATTAGCATAACAGTGCTGTGTGTACATTCTAGCTAAGTCCCTGAGAGTGTTTACCATGGGTCAGTGTTAGAGTCCACACACCGTTTATACAGCACATCAGAGCAGCTGTGATGTGTTATAACATGGTGTGTTAAACATGTGAAGCACCATTAGTGACTGCTGCCTTCctattaaacacatttctaaatCTACACACCATAATGTCTCCGTCCCAACTGGTAAAAACATTGGTCATaccagatatatatatatatatatatatattttgtttgaaGGTCATCTCCAGCAAAGGAagtaatgaaaatgtgtttccccctcctcacccctacCACCCTCCTTTTCCCTTGTGCTTGCTTCCTCATAGCCTAAACTTTATAAGTCTGTGATTGAGGATGTGATCAACGAGGTGCGAGAGCTGTTCCTGGATGAGGGGGTGGATGAGCAAGTGCTTCTGGAGCTGAAAACGGTAACTGTCCCCAGCATCATTGTTCCTGTGTACAGTCATTGTCGGGGAATTTCCTCTTGTGCAGGAGTGTGTCCTTTATTTCACTGTATTGTAGGAGCTATCTGGTTTCAATCTTTTATAATGATTTGACCGGTTATCAGCTTATTGTTTGAGGGTTAACCCCATACAGTGATAGATTGTTTCTGAGAATGCACTGGACTTGATAAAAGTggttcctcataaaacattattaaagcCGTGCTGGAACAAAACCTAAACTAATTCTCAGATGTCCTCTTCTAGTCACTCATTGCTTCACACTTGATAAATGGTGCCTTTCTACCATCCTTCCTACTTCAGCTATGGGAAAACAAACTGTTGCAGTCGAAGGCAGTGGAGGGCTTCCATACTGAGGAGCAGGCAGCCCTGCAGGccgctcagcagcagcagcaacagcagcagcaggttcagCAGGTCCAGCAAGTCCAACAAGTCCAGCAGGTGACCCAGCCGGCGCAGGCCCAGCAAGTCATCCTGCCccctcagcagcagcaaggTAGGTCAGCACGGTCACTGCCGCACTGTGGTGGTAAAGAACGGACAGcaataaacacaacagcagaaacaTCGAACATCTGGGAATACCATTTCCTCACTACACACAAATGTCCATTTGAGCAAAGTTATATGCAGCCTTGAATTGTCTCCCCAGTAGAAGTAAGGATTGTTGGTGAAAACTGCTCCTTAAAGTTTGACTATTCTATTCAGTAGTAGATTAAATTAGTTATTTCTCTGTTTAAGTTCTTTATAAGGACGATATTAGTAGTTTGGGGCCCATGATGGTTTGATTTGAACCTGTTTATCTCCACAGCTCCCCAGCAGCAAGTCATTGTTCAGGATTCCAAGATTCTCCAGCACATGAGTGCAACAGGGATGGTAAGAAGACGATATAAAAAGAACTTATAAGTTATAGTTTGGGGTATCATGCTCGTAAGAAAGATAGTAGATGCTATACCACACCTGCTGGCCTCCACTGTGTACAGATTAACAGCAACTCCCTTACTGACTGAAGCTAGTAGTAAACTCCACTGTATCAAATCCTGCTGGTGTTCACTCTGCTACCATATAAAGCTGGGAAGGGCTATTGTGAGTCCCTATAAACAAAGAGAGCATGACAAATGTGATGCTCACCAGTCTTATTTTGTTGCAGTGCAAAAGCTTACAAGCACTCTGTTGGTTCGatatagatatttttatatagaCACTTAAAGAAAGGCAAGAATGAAAGCTTATTATAGCTTATTTTCCATGTATATATTTAGTAGGCAGCCAAAAGGAGGGAGGAATCTTAATGTGCCGCTGCAGGCTGAGCAGGCCGACTGGCCTAGtaacagacagatggaggggtGGAAGGATGTGGAAAGCAAGAGAACAATGGAGAAGAGGGGCCTTCAATAAGTTGTCTAGTAGCCTGGATTACAGAGGGGATAAAGCCAGGGACAATACATCCTCTTACATGCTCCTACTttgtctcactcacacactgagaaacgCACCTTTTCCTTCACCAGTTTTAATTTCACACAATGGGGTGTAAACACGTCCCTTCTGTTTGGCAAACCATATGTTAATGTCTAGGCTGGCATCTGTTCTGTTGtagataactttttttttttttggtcttaaTTCCGATGCACCTTTTTTTAGGCTTCACTTGCACGTCTCTAACCTTTTGCCATCGAACCTGGCGGATAAAGTGAATGAATGCAAATATGTAAAAGCTCCTTTTATCACGGCAGCAAAGGGGATATGAATATTAGCTCTTTAATTGTGAATAGGTTGTGCTGtatttcataaatattaaaatcactCTAGAGAAATGTACTTAACACTGAAGTCATAAACGTGTGTTTATGTAGCTGGTGTGTACTTTTAATACCCCTACAGAGCTTTTCCACTTTGACAACCTTAAAACTTAAACAACCTTGTTTTCTGCATCCTTGAACCCTAAAAATCTGCTTTATGGACTTGCTGTTCatgtgtgcacaagtgtgtgtgtgtgtgtgtgtgtgtgtgtgtgtatcccaCTACCCTGTTCCCCGCCACTCTTGAATGTGcattctccttttctcctctagAGTGCAGCAGCTACCGCAGCAACCCTTGCTTTGCCCACAGGGGTCACCCCTTATCAACAGCTCATTACCAGCCAAGGTAAAACACCCACATAACTTCATCCGCGCATCAGATtgtgaagaaatatttaaattgcCTAATTAAATTCATAACACTGTTGTAATACATGAACTGCTCCAAGTTCCCCTGGCAGTTCCAACAGATGTGTGCACTTTCACAGCACTCACGCCTCCTTTGTTTTGTGGTCTTTAAGGTCAGATCCTGCAGGTGGTCCGTGCTGCCAATGGGGCTCAGTACATCAtccagcagccgcagcagcagatcctcctgcagcagcagatgcagccTGGTGGTGTGCAGGCACCGGTTATACAGCAGGTACGTCTCATGACACAGGTAGGAAACCAAGGCTTTTGAAAAGTAAGATAAAGTGGGCTAGAAGTGCAGCATGACTCCATGTACTTAGTGTCTTAACAGCCCACGGCAAGTTAATAGGTTTCATAACACTGTTTGGCTGCTCAGCTGTGGGCCCTGTGCTGCTCAGGTAGTGGACAAGCAACTTATGGAAATGAAAACTTGAATTATGGGAAGAGGAATACAATGAAACACATTGGACATTCTGGGAAATCTGGAGAACACATGACCACTCAAACTCCTCCCCTAAGAAGTATTACCCATGACCCTTTATATCAGAGCCATCTCCTGCTCACCCAGTAATAGTAAAATGCGGTTTAAATGAATCACTTCACTATAAGCTAGAACCCTGTTTTCCAAAAACGGTACTACTGCTTGAAAATTGCAATAAGACAATGTAGCATCATTTACCTCGTAGCTTTAGTAAAAATGTGGGTTCTTCCTGTTCACTGCTTGTTCAGGTCCTGGCTCCTCTGCAGGGAGGCCTGCCCCAGCAAACAGGAGTCATCATCCAGCCGCAGCAGATTGTCTTAGCCTCAGGAAACAAAGTCCAAGGCAATACACAGGTCAGCACTTCTTCAATTCCTTTGTTGCCAATTGAATTGCTCTTTTCTGgaccttcttttttttgctctgtcaCATTATTGATCGACATGTGTTTGATTTGGACTTAAGCATGTTGTGTGTTAATATTATCCTCAGCATGTGCACAATTGGACAGGAATGATTACTTTAGAGTTGTGTTTTCCATATCTGTAATGTATACGGCCTGACAGTCAGCGTTTTCTCTTCTGGGGCCGGTTTCCCGTTAGGTGATGCAGACAGCAGCTATGGCGCAGCCCGGTCAGGCGGCAGCTCAGGTCCAGCAGGTGCAGCAGGCCCAGGGTGCAGCTGCACCACAGGCCCAGCAGCAGGCTCAGCCCCAGGCTCAACCGCAGCCTCAGGCACAGCAGCCTCCCATGATGCTGCAGGTGGACGGCGCCGGAGACACCTCCTCAGAAGAggacgaggatgaggaggaggagtatgatgaagatgacgaggaggagaaggacaaGGATGGGGGAGAGGACGGGCAGGTTGAAGAGGTGAAGCGGACTCAGAATGAATGGCAGCTGTACTGCAGCGTTGGATGTTGTCGGGCTCTTAACTGATCAGTGTTGAGGTTTAACTGTCCAAAAATATAATCCAAGATGGTTTCTCCTGTTGAAGTTATGTTACTGTATCAGACTAATTTCAGTATATAACAATTGATACTTAAACGTTAGTGgtataacaaaaatatatcagaTGAAGGTATGATGTTATTGGCCACAGTCAGCCACTCACATGCTTTTGCATATCTAGAAGATTCAGCGTTGTTTAAATTGATTGGGTTTCGTCTACAGGAGCCGTTGAACAGCGGGGATGATGTCAGTGATGAGGAGGACCAGGAGCTGTTTGATACAGAGAATGTAGTGGTGTGCCAGTATGACAAGGTAAGAAATGATCTACACTGTGAGAGAGCAAAGTTCAGTCACATTCAACTGGTTTACAGTGCTGAAGCGTGAGAGTCTTTTCTGTTAGCGCCGTTTTTACTTGATGCACTGTTTGCCTTTGAGTGCAGCCTTTTGACATCATACAGCTTTAAGTGTGTTACATAACTATTTTATGCTAATCACGCTGCTTCTGAAGAACTATTGGTGAACGCAGGTTTATACCGCAGTGCAAGTGTCCCGCTGAGCCTCCAGTGAGCGTGGGCTAAACACATTAGAGACCGTGTCCACCGAGAGGCGAAGCGGCGTCCATCTGTATTTGACGCCCACAACACTCatttccttctcctctgtgcCTCAGATTCACAGAAGCAAGAACAAATGGAAATTCCACCTGAAGGACGGGATCATGAATCTGAACGGGAGAGACTATGTCTTCTCCAAAGCCATTGGGGATGCCGAATGGTGAAgtagaaaggaaaaaaaaaaaaaaaaaacagacaaagcaaCAGGAGCAGGAACTCTGTAACTCCTTCTATCCAGTTAACAGACACTTCAATATCCTTCCATATCCTGTGACTGGATTCATTTCAGGAAACCTCTTGAGTCTTTGAGAACTCTGACAAACCCAAAGGACTGTGAGGTACCGTAAAACATGGGTGTCGTCAAAAAACACTCGACTAGCCTTGCGGGATGAGAAACCTACAAGGGAAGGGAGAGCCTGTGAACAGAGcgttctttatcttttttttttttttttttccttcttccagGCTTCTCTACCCTTTATTTCCTGAGAATTCACATACATTGGAAAGTAAGCATTTCACATCGTACAGGTGTAGTGGACCAGGGTGACCTGACCTGCCCCGCcacaggaggtcagaggtcattcATCATAACCCCGTAGATGAGAAACACCTTCATGATGCAATGTAGTCAGTTGACCTGATTGACTCGTGTCTACAATTAAGTCCAAACTTAGTGCCACCAGTCAAGAATGCTGCCTTTAGTACGGCCAGAATCACCTTTTTTGGCTTCTAATTTTTGATCTTGGATCGTAATTCTGTCTCAATCCATGTTTCTGAAAATGGTGCTCCAGAGTGTTTTATGTAGTAACAACctgttattgttttaaaattttttttaaatgtgtttcatgaaGGGTTAATACAAAGAAGGCAAAATCACATTAATCCTAAAATAACAGTTGTTTAAaaggcattttttaaaatctaaggAGCGCTGAATCCaaaaataatgttgtttattttttttttttctcatcagcttCTCTGGAGCTTCATTCCATCTTTATCCaaaaatttaacaaaaagaaaatgaagagcaGATCCTCTGAATTCATTTAAGAATTGTACAAAATGTCTGGAAGTTTGTCCTGTTGGTGTGTCTTCTTTGCTCTCATTTTAGTTCTCTGCAGCCGTCTGAAAATTTGCACTGTCAGTTTATTGATGTGTCGTGAAATCAGTTAATGTTAATCAACAGCCACAGCGCTCAgctctatttgtgtgtgtgtgtgtgtgagtgagtgaatgagtgagagTGTGCGAGACAGCGACTGACTGTACaggcatatatgtgtgtgtgtgtgtgtgtgtgagtgagtgtgtgtgagagaccgCTTTTCTCTGGAAATGTataagttaattttttttttttgcataccCCATAATCTCAAAATGTCCTAACGGTAAAATAGagattaaatttttttttttctgttttatttattcctgAAAGTTCATGAAATGTTCTATTTTTTGAAAGGTTGGAAAGCCGCACCAAACTGTGCTCTTATAATCTAATaagtgttcctttttttttttttttttctgttggcCGGACAAAGCTGCATAACGCTGTGTTCCAAATCATTTCGTCCACCATATGTTCTTCTgtgctttcattttaattatcacTTTTAAATGAGAATATTTTCTATCGAAGTGAGTTGAACTCGGGGGCCcgtgtgtttctctgcagtttgtttttagtGCCCCTGTTGCAGCAATTTGAAATAAAGTACGTGTTTTTTGACTGTTGTGTCGATTTGGTTGATGGTTGGATCTGTAGAGTagttctgtttttaaagaaaccCCATTAAGACCAAGGAAGCACTGACAGGGCAACTGATGTAGAACCAAGAAGTGAAAAAACAGGAttgttttcttacattttcataaacataaacattaaagacactaaaaacaaaGTGGTCATATAAAGGATGTCAGTTTTAATGCCCACCACCATCCTCAAATAACAAATTAATGTGCCAAAGGAGACGTTTCTGCCACATTTGGGCTTTCAGGACGGCATTCAGAGGCTCTCCACGGTTATCGGtcacaaaaatcaaatcagcacatggttaattaattattttatgttCATCTCCTCCTTGTTTAATGTTGTGTGTGCCTTTTTGAACTTTCAGTTTTCTGCTATTCACAAATGATAGATGAGCTTATGAAAAGGATgtctattaaaaatgtattcactgCTTTCTAATTGTTTTGTcgtgtgtgttgttgctgccGTTCAGGTGATTAATATTCCATGTCCACATTCATTAAGTGTTTAGATAAAATCAAGTATGTTACCGTACTACAGTTCCCCACTAGTCTTAGAAGACATTACAAATAAGTGGCTGTTATTCAACACTATATTTAACAAAAGAGGATATTCTTACTAAAGTTTTTACATTACAAATGTctacattacattatttttttgccttttcagcCATTTTGCTTGTAGCTACTTATTTCAACTGTTCATCCGTTGGTTTTAGCtgtttcaaccatttatccTCAAATGTCATACCTATATACACTTTTACTATTTTCATCCACTTTTAGCTATTTCAACTATTTGTCTAACGtgtttatttattgcttttagCTATTTCAACAATGTATCCTTTATTATtactaaatgctaatgctattatacctatatatatattttttactaaTTTCAGCCACTTTTCTTTATGCTTACTGTTTTAACTACTTGTTTAACGTCATTGCCTTTAGCTAGCTATGCCAACTGCTATTATAGTGCTAATAGCTTTATCAGCCATTTATCccttttattattactaaatGGGTTATCTATTAGACCTATAAACACTTTTACTGACTTCAGCCACTTTTAGCAACTAATTTAACTATTTGCCTAACACTATTGCTTGGAGCTAgttatctgtttgtttattgCTTTTACCTATTTCAGACAGTTATCCTTTATTATTGTTAAATGTTAGAAATAGAAATGAACAATTTCAACCACTTTTATCCATGGCATTGACCTCGCTATTGAAACTGTTAGGACTTCTCTGCCTGCTTGTTAACTGGTTTTAACTGGTCTCAATCGCAACACAAGTTGTGGTATGCAGTAACTGGCTCAATATGGGtatatattctttaattttaaGTTACTAATCTTGTCACATAGTCTAGCTATTTAAGGGAAAAGTACACCTTAAGGTACAGGGTTGGGAGCCACTTCTTTGACTACATCTAAACCAGCATGGACGCCTGAGCCCCCGAATCTGCCCCAGCTTGTCTTCAATTCCACTTTTCTAGCCGTGTAATCCGGCGTCTGGATGGCTGTCAGGGTGTGTGCACAGCATGGGCGTTCTCCCTGCCTTTCCTCTAATTCCTACCCAAAGTGATACAATCCCCATGTATGTCCTTGTGGGTAATTATGAGATAAAGGTGTGGTGCTGTCTGGGATTAAAGCCGAATCAGAAACTACATGGAGATTTTTGCCCTTGATTGTAAATGGATTTGAGGCAGGCTGTCACTTCTACAATATATCACGCTTCACAAAGACTTATTCAAGCCCTGAGCAGAACATGTGGAGGTTGGATGTATCGTTGGCTGCTTCTGATTGAGTGGTGCTGCTACTTCTGGGCACTCAGACATAAGAGTCTGAGCTGCTGGCGAATGAGGCCAATAATGAGGCCCTGGAGATGTCTAGTTTAGCCTCTATAGCTTTCTCTGCTTACCAGCTAACTGACGGTGACTGCCAATCAGCTGCATGGCAAAACTGAGTTTG
Above is a genomic segment from Pempheris klunzingeri isolate RE-2024b chromosome 18, fPemKlu1.hap1, whole genome shotgun sequence containing:
- the gtf2a1 gene encoding transcription initiation factor IIA subunit 1 — encoded protein: MASSANSNPVPKLYKSVIEDVINEVRELFLDEGVDEQVLLELKTLWENKLLQSKAVEGFHTEEQAALQAAQQQQQQQQQVQQVQQVQQVQQVTQPAQAQQVILPPQQQQAPQQQVIVQDSKILQHMSATGMSAAATAATLALPTGVTPYQQLITSQGQILQVVRAANGAQYIIQQPQQQILLQQQMQPGGVQAPVIQQVLAPLQGGLPQQTGVIIQPQQIVLASGNKVQGNTQVMQTAAMAQPGQAAAQVQQVQQAQGAAAPQAQQQAQPQAQPQPQAQQPPMMLQVDGAGDTSSEEDEDEEEEYDEDDEEEKDKDGGEDGQVEEEPLNSGDDVSDEEDQELFDTENVVVCQYDKIHRSKNKWKFHLKDGIMNLNGRDYVFSKAIGDAEW